aaatctgatgtttttggtctttggcattagataggaattatttctagtacgtagcaaGAGCTCgatagttgttctatcctaagtaattcataagattcgagagatgcatgctttcctagttatgattgttaattgattgttattgtccgttgtccaatcccggtctgcatttatggtgagccgctgccctagattcctttaatattgttatttttcgatttgattacttgttttagtttaatacacaaaccaatccaactcttattaccagtagtctagattagtaatttaatagtagaaagaacgcatgtttcactgtggatacgatccctgcttcccttgctatatttttagttggtgaacgttaggtttatctttgataggagtgcgatttagcctgtcaaattttggcgccgttgcgggggaaacggttttattttctgttattaattgtttttctagattatcgtttgttacttctcaagggactcctcactactacaaaaacaccttTTCGTGTCGTCTCTAAATTGTCTTTAGTGTCGCCTATGGTGCGACTCTGAAGCTAGGGACTCTAAAACTTTTTGGTGTTTTGGAGTCGCCCCTTTGAGGCGACACGAATGTTATTATACGTGTCGCCTGTTATGGAAGAGGCGACACTAaagatatatttttcaaaaaaattaatttattaattaatcttTCCGAGTCGCCTATTATAAAAGAGGCGACACGAAAGgtactttttaattattttaaaagaattaatTAACCTTTAATGTCGCCTCTAATCTGTATAGGCGACACGGAAAataatttccggaattatttttctaatttttaaattatacGAGTCGCCTCTAAAGTTTATAGGCGACACGAAAACATatttttcagacatttttattaaatttgttaATAATCGAGTCGCCTAATATACTAAGAGGCGACACGAAAGATGTTCTGCACCATAAACATGTatcaaaattcaacaaaataataaaatatttactGCTGGGAGCATGGTAGAGGTGATTAGATGCTGACAAGTGAAACTTCATCACAGTTCAGACCACATATTACTGCTATTAACAAACAAGTTTCCATTTGTAGACTTCTTGTGCTACCTCTCAGGCATTTAAATGCTGGCCTCCGAGTTCATTCAGCTTCACGCGACTTGCTTGTGGACTTGCTGCCACCACAGAAAAATCCTGCATGCAGCCAAAGGAAAAAAATCAACAGATCGAGATGGATCGAGATGAAACTGTATCAGATTTTAGATGAGTAATTGAAAAAGTATTATGAATGTAACATTACTAGATAGTTACTCACATCTATTACGTAAATTCCCTGTTCAGGATTGGTTCTTTGTAGAAGTTCCATCACAACATCACGAGTGCACTGAGCATTCTGTGATTAAAAACCTACCAACAACGAACAAGAACACCTAGACAGTACAAAAAAATCGTCTAAAGATAACAAAGCTGAAAAAAGACACTACAGAGTAATTAACGCTCTTAGAACAAAATGAGGGAGAAAAAAGGTGATGATAACGGATAAGGTTATGCATAACAGGAATCAAACGAGTGTTATTGTCAGATTGCGGGGAGAACATGGTCTGAAACCATCATGTTAGAACTTATATGTGGAACTCATATTACAATAATACATGGTCGATTAACTTAGAATATTAACTTATAATTGCAATACCTATCAGTATATATGTTAACTTTCAACATAGACAAGGGTATTTCAAGAAGCACTAAACAGTTAAACTTAGTTTCCCAGGTAAGTTATCACATATCAGCTTCTCTATGCTTCACTTTGATCGATGATACTAGAGTGGCCTCgtttttagttaagtttttTAACAAGATAGATAAGTGGCCTCgtttttagttaagtttttatATCAAGAGAGATATATACTACTGATACTTTCCTCTCGATTATATTCTCGGACCAGGAGTATGAGACATCCTTAGCTGTCCTTCAATAGCTGTCAATATTAGTATGGGTGGTCAGCAAAGTTGCTAACTGTAGTCCAGTGCATGTGTAAAATAGTACTGTCATTCAAACTATAGTGACTCAAATACTTTCTACCTAATCCGTAGCGGGACCATGTATCCGAAAAACCATTCAGGTTTCTCTGGATCAGatccccacacacacacacatatggACTTTTATGAACTAATGTGCATTTTAAAATACATATTATCATGTCAAGCAACTCATGTGCCAAATCATATGCAGAAGTACACTAATGGAAAACGCCAGAATGTCCACCAAAACTCAATAAaaaatcagaaataaattcAAACTCAGCTTACATCAAACAAAGAAAACAACATTAACTCGTAACAGTTATGGGCTTCCAAACAAAGTAGAAGGCAAAAGTAGATAAAGACAAACACCACAACAACATATTCAACATCAAGGATACATAAATCGGTTAAGAAACACACAACTCGTCCTCACATCAAATCTAAAATTAATCACAGGTGGAATACTGAAGTTGGGACTACCTGCACATTTAAGCTAGTTATAAGTGAACTCGAAAACTCTAAAACTGTCCCCTGCATTAAGAATAATCATTCAAAGAAACAGAAAATGTATTATAGACTCCAGGGATACCTTGGTGCACTGGATATGGACTCCTAATCCCCATAGGACTTGACGCAGGGGCTTGGTTCACAGGATATAGGCTCCCGATTCTCATTGGAATAGAAGTAGGGTCGGGCCTGGCGGAGCTATAATTAGGATCTCCACCTTGATACACTGATGAGTGATGAGGTGCATAATTGCTGCTAAGATCATCTATATTATAATTTCAAGATAATTAATCTAAATATCTCACTTTATATATACATCGGTATAACATTGTTATTAGACTACCACATTTAACTTAaagccaaaaaaataaaaatcttacATATACTCTCTAAGGTAATTAAAAAATAGTTACAATAAATTAGTGTTGTTAGTCATATGTCTGATTTTACTAATTTCTAAGAGTTTCTATGATTTTTATATAGGGGAAAGAGTTATTAATGGCGCACAAGAAAATGCCTCAATTTCCTGTACCATGTAAGACAGAATGTTTGGTTTTTTTGGCTTTCACCTAGATTACATAAAAATGATATATCAATTGCAGAACTTAGGTCGGAATGCAGCACACCGAGACCATACTAAATGAAGGAAACAATTATCGAATTATTTGCAGTAATGCATTTTGTAAGTTTTCTTTCTCACTTTACTTAGGTCATCCAAATTCCTCAATAGTGAATAATAATACCTGCAGATCAGAGTGTTACCTGTCTGGCGGTCTGTCATGAGAAAAAATCCTTCCTGGTAAACTGAAATCTCAAGTCCAGCAATTTTCCAAATCCGAAACCTGCAATGCCATAAACAATCAAGGGCATGGAACAACGATGACCGTCCCTAAGAGAGTAAAAGAATGAGATATGCAGGAGAAACCACCACCTATAAAGATATTTTATTCAATACAAAGGCTAAGCAAGATTATTCAATACACATTACTTATATAAAAGGCAGAATCTACAGTGAAGTAAGGCCTTCCTAGCAATAGGCAGATCTGCTGGTTCAAAACAAGTGTAGGTTACATCAACAAGAGATTGATAATAGTTCTGAAAACCCGCATATCTTAGCAAAAGATGAATACCAATAGTTCAAAATACCATAAACACAACAAAACACCTTTTAAAGGTAACAACAGCCGCATCTACCCAATCAATTGTGTAACATGCTCATTTCCAATCCTAAAAACATGCACTATCCACGTGATGTCTCATTTCCCCCAATTACCAAAAAGGCACACATTTCATAATTGCTAATTTATGACAACAACACAAAGAAAACAGTAAATCGACTCAAAAGCAAGCATATTTAACAAGTCATCTGACTCTATACTATTCCACAATTACGGACTAAAACTTCTAATTCACTAAGTTCTATTAGAACTTTTTGACATAGAATTTTTACTATACACTACTCCCATCTGGATTTAAAGTCACATATATTAGGGGAAATATATATTCGATTTGGACTACAATGCCACATAGGGGAAATATATCATAAATACCAATAGCAATCAGGACAATACTCTGGAGGGACTCATGCCACCTTCAAAATGCTACCCTCATGTACCTAAAACCATAATCTAATCTCATTAAAGTTGCATCATACTACTTCAGAAGCTTCAATGGAAGAATTAGCTATACCCTCCAACTTAATTCCCCAAAACTCAACATAAATTAGATTAACCCCCAAATATTGATACACTAAAAAATGTTAAATTGAATCATAATTCGTAATTACATCAAAATCTCACATACATTATAATTAGAGCTGCCATACTATAGATCTACCCGGCATGATTCGACGCACACACAATCTGGACCAAAACCCCAATGTGACAGCTCTAACAATAATTGTTACCATTAAAATCAGAAAGATCACAATGCTCCAGAGTATCAATAAACCAACATTCACAAACTTTAATCATAAATTGAATTGATTAAAAAAAGTTCAGCAAATTAAAGATTGTATATTTAACTGAAAATTCATACATTATATAAACACAAAGATGGGCAATTAACGAAATGAATTTGTATGAAAAAGAAATTGCAATTGATTGGGGAAAATAGGGAGGAGCATacctgaaaagaggaaggagagaAGGGAGAAGAGGAAGCAGGATCAGGAGAATCGAAGATGGTGAGAAGCCCATTGATTGTTCCTTTCTCCACTATCGCCACTTGTGAGAACCGCAGGATTACCAGAGGTTTTGGGGGAGGAAGATCGTGGTGAGTCTTGCGTTAGAGATTGAGGGTAGGTTAAGGGTTCCAAGTTTCCAACTCTAAATGTTCAGTTTTTGTTTATAGGAAATCCTTAGGAAAATTTGTTCcgcgatttttttttgtttatatttattttatttttatttttttgagagtGATAGGTGTCACCTGTTTTAATGTGTGACATCAATACTTTTAAAGTCTCATTATCACAGGCGACACAATAgttattttatttgattttttaaaaaaaaattgaaaagaaaattaGGAAGAAATAGGTGTCGCCTGTTAAAATATGCGACACCAAAACATTTAGAGTCTCATTTTTTAACACAGGCGACACTGAAagtatttatttgattttttttttaaatcaaaaAACCATATATAGAAGAAATAGGTGTCGCCTGTTACTAATGTGCGACACCAAAACTTTTAGAGTCTCATTTTATAACAAAGGCGACACGCCAGTCTTTTTCAAATATCTGCTAGCAACTTTACGTGTCGCCTGTTTTATAAAATGGGACTCCAAATGTTTTGGTGTCGCACATTAATTTGAGGCGACTCTAAAAGGGCGACTTATAaaggtgtttttgtagtagtgcctgTTCCTTGAGGtcggatctcacgactgttttctagtttttgcttgtttatgcccaggactgtccataccagcgatctgacttcgttcgatcctgaacctgaacggaccttttgtagacggcgtagattcgttcaacagttgagagactattctgactctgaatccgactatctgattagcaatctattccatacagattcagagatgggtgaccaagcaccaccaccgccacccccacttgtgccaaggcttacagactattctaaaccaAGTCTATCTATGCTTCCCAAGgaaatcatgccttctattgcggtcgagaatttcaagatcaaaccccagctgataaacatgatcgagagacaccaattcggtggggaaaagggtgaagatcctaatctccatattcagtctttcattgAGTACtgtgccaccattaagcagaagaatttaacaccggatcagactatggagatactctttccattttcattgagtgggaaggcaaagctatggattaacagtctcaaccgcgcagctatgaaaatcaccgattggaattccttggcccttgcgttctatgttaaatatttcccacctgagaagacagctcgtttgaggggtcagatattaggtatctctcaacaagcagatgagagtttgttcgaggtttgggagagattcaaaGACTTGTAAagagagtgcccgcaccatggtttggatgactggttcctggttcagcagttctataatggtctgggtaatgagtctaggtgtcttttggattcagctgccagtgggagatttatgcaactggaggtgcctagagctttagaggtgattgaggagatggccatccatagtgcccaatatgggaatcctagaggttttgccgaccggggtgttaagcatgagatgaattctattgaacagcttactgctcagctaaccctacatcacaagctagataatatacagatcgcatcttcccaatccacccaacatgctagtgtcgctgcaatgagtgcccaatctgccaatgtctgtaatagttgtgggatgcaaggccattatgcacaggaatgccggagctctatcgaacaatgcaatgcattccagacctacaagcagaacaatccgtactccaactcttacaatgaggggtataaaaacaaccccctactatcatataggagtactaatgtccAGAATCCTCAtcagattcaacaccctccaccaccacaacaacattaccaaccaccaccacaacagtcataccaaccgcggagtaactacaacccgcagcttagtggaccacctggctttcctccacaacctcaacccacacatcctgatcccatgcttgtagagatgaggaatatgatgttggaattgcagaggtctatgagcgaaaaggatgccaaaatcgatgccctcactgctcataacaagatcatggataaacagttggcacaaatggctactactcttgcagagagacccaaaggtcaactcccttcacagcctgtgaccagagagtctgtaaatgtTGTCACcttgcggagtggatatgagtatgatgggccgcCTATGACTATTGAAGGAGAGGTTGAAGTACCTATAAGTGATAGTGTGACAGAAGAAAGTGGGAAAGTGCTCAAGGAGAAGGAAGCTAGTacaagggttgagaagaaagttgagatacaagttccacctatcaaacttcccttccctcacCGTCGGCTAAAGAACAatctagacaagcagtttggtaagttcttagaagtggtaaagaatctgcaggtaacagtccctttcactgaattaattactcaagtacctgcatatgctaaatacatgaaagacatcttcactaggaagagagaatttagtaaggtggagactgttgcatttactgaagagtgcagtgccttactacaaaataagtctccacccaagttgaaggaccccgggagtttctctatcccgtgtaatattggcaacctttttattgacaaagccttatgtgatttaggtgccagtgttagtgtcatgcccctgtctgtttgtactaagttgaacatgggtgatttaaaagttaccaacataactctgcaaatggtTGATCGATATGtgaaataccccttaggtgttttagaagatgtgcctgttagagtaggtaaattttttattcctgttgattttgttgtgttgGGCATGGAAGAGGACAGGCAAATTCCTATaattttaggtcgacctttcctacacactgcgggggcaatcatagatgtcaagaatggcaagctgactttaaatgtgggggatgacaaggttacttttaatttaacccatgttgctaagagccctatggtaggggagtcatgttttggagtcaatgtttctaatgattattttaacactgaattgactcatactaactctaaCAATCCTTCGGAAAAAGCGCATtgtttcaaattgttttgcaggtggaggtgatcgGAGTATGAACTCTTTGGCATGGGTTCGAAAGGAGGCATGATTTGATGATGCTGAGACCCGAAATGCCGAAAGCTCGGTGAACGGTGGGCACCGCATTCATGATAGGGGTCGTGATCTGTCACTTTCCGcaccacatagctcatccaaggcattTGAATTaacaccagatggcaccatctttggtgcccccattcgatgagttgtcgtggctctcatcccctcCTTTTCGTTATCTGCGCATAAACTgggattgtgtaatggggacattgcatcaatctaataggggatgggtacttcactatccatttattgctttccGTAGTGTACTTTTTCTTGCTTTcgtttgtgtgttttagtataattcttgagcaagtgtgtgtttcattgtagtttttggtgttagagagGTCAGAAGAGGGTATTTTATAGTTTGGATGTTTGATGTtgtgcaggtctaaggctcCAAGTTTGCAAGAGTGGAATTAAAGCTGAAACGGAGCAGTctgcatttcgcccgatccggatcgggcgcgtgtcgatttTAGAGAGAAGGTTGAAAATCGCCCGACAGGGCGAAGGAAGCCCGATCGACTCCAATGGCGAgtaaatcgcccgatcgggcgacattCCGCCTGATCGGGCGGTTGTTGATGACGTCACTCCAAAGTTAGAGAAGGATTCTGGGTTGGAAAAAGTCGAAGGAAATGGGCAT
This Spinacia oleracea cultivar Varoflay chromosome 6, BTI_SOV_V1, whole genome shotgun sequence DNA region includes the following protein-coding sequences:
- the LOC110787882 gene encoding uncharacterized protein isoform X2, whose protein sequence is MGFSPSSILLILLPLLPSLLPLFRFRIWKIAGLEISVYQEGFFLMTDRQTDDLSSNYAPHHSSVYQGGDPNYSSARPDPTSIPMRIGSLYPVNQAPASSPMGIRSPYPVHQGVLVRCW
- the LOC110787882 gene encoding uncharacterized protein isoform X1, translating into MGFSPSSILLILLPLLPSLLPLFRFRIWKIAGLEISVYQEGFFLMTDRQTDDLSSNYAPHHSSVYQGGDPNYSSARPDPTSIPMRIGSLYPVNQAPASSPMGIRSPYPVHQGIPGVYNTFSVSLNDYS